The genome window CATAGCCTTTAGACGTATTAAAGAAAGTAACAGTACCTTTCCTGATCAGATCTTCCGGATCAGCTTCTGCCTGGCGCGATACACCGATCTGGATATCTTCCTGCTTTATTACTTTCTTCTTTTTAGTAGGATCTGGTGGCGTATCGGTAATGTTGCCAAACTCATCTACATAAGCCATCATTTCGTCAATGCCTTTTCCTTTGCTGGAGTGGGCTTTACGATCTTCTTTTTTGGCTTCTTTGTCCTGCCTTTTTCTTAATTTCTTTTTTTCTTTTTCTTTTTTGCTGAAGGTTTCCTGTGATCTACCCATTGATGATTTTTATGTTGTTCTTTTGTTTTATGCTACGGTTCAGGCAGTGCGAAAGCGGTTTACTTTGCCAGGTAATTTGTACCATTGCGTATCCACTTCTCAAAGAAGTTATTGTCGCTGAATTCGCCCGTAAGTAGTTCAAATTCATCAACATTTTTGTTTGTACGGGAATCCATAAAACTTGGTAATGAATCCTGGTTATTAGGTATCCATTCCTGCCCTTTTTTAAGAGCTACACAGATGTATTCCCGGGTGGTGGTATCAACTAAATATTTTCTGTTCATGGTATTGTTTGTAATGCATGTATAACGTGAAAGTGCTCCAAGAGCCGTACGCGTATTGGTTTTAAAGGCAGAATAAATAAAAAAGCCTTACTGAACGTAAGGCTTTTTTAAATGAGCTATTAAGCCAGACTAAGCTAACTTTACATTGACTGCGTTCAGTCCTCTCTTACCTTCTTTAAGCTCAAAAGTAACTCTGTCGTTT of Pontibacter deserti contains these proteins:
- a CDS encoding cold-shock protein, which produces MGRSQETFSKKEKEKKKLRKRQDKEAKKEDRKAHSSKGKGIDEMMAYVDEFGNITDTPPDPTKKKKVIKQEDIQIGVSRQAEADPEDLIRKGTVTFFNTSKGYGFIKDHVTQESIFVHQNGLASTIKENDKVTFEVEKGQKGLVAVKVKLAS